A region from the Diadema setosum chromosome 13, eeDiaSeto1, whole genome shotgun sequence genome encodes:
- the LOC140236682 gene encoding DNA polymerase epsilon subunit 4-like gives MADSEDVPPRQDQTENEKEKSCEEKPAGAPARNNKFPMTRIKTIMKTDPDVTLASQESVFLLAKATEYFLENFTKSAVIFTERGKRKTMRKQDIDLSIDANDSYAFLEGALEWN, from the exons ATGGCGGACAGTGAAGACGTACCACCGCGGCAAGATCAAacagagaatgagaaagagaagagCTGCGAAGAGAAGCCTGCGGGGGCACCCGCCAGAAATAATAAGTTTCCGATGACAAGAATCAAGACAATCATGAAGACTGATCCTGATGTTACTCTTGCCAGTCAAGAATCTGTGTTTCTATTGGCAAAAGCAACG GAATATTTTCTGGAAAATTTCACCAAGTCAGCAGTCATCTTCACTGAGAGAGGAAAGAGGAAAACCATGAGGAAGCAAGACATTG ATCTTTCTATAGATGCCAATGATTCATATGCATTCTTAGAAG gAGCCCTAGAGTGGAACTAA